In Bacteroidia bacterium, a genomic segment contains:
- a CDS encoding DUF1295 domain-containing protein: MTIFTFAWIIIGIAIFPVLLRVTAPYGRHTSQSWGPLIPNRAGWIVMELPALVIMPALFVLGNSPKTPVSWIFPALWILHYVNRTILFPLRTHTKGKEMPLLIVVFAIFFNMANGAINGTYFGSHAAAYRTEWLADPRFIGGMILFLGGMGINWHSDNILLHLRKPGETGYKIPYGGFFRYVSCPNLLGEIIEWTGFAVLTWSLAGFSFALWTAINLIPRALDHHKWYLSHFPDYPKNRKAIIPHML; encoded by the coding sequence ATGACGATTTTCACCTTTGCCTGGATTATCATTGGCATAGCAATTTTTCCGGTCCTATTGCGGGTTACTGCGCCTTACGGACGGCATACTTCTCAAAGCTGGGGCCCCCTGATTCCCAACCGGGCAGGGTGGATCGTGATGGAATTGCCTGCGCTGGTCATTATGCCTGCACTGTTTGTCCTGGGAAATTCGCCCAAAACGCCGGTTTCATGGATTTTTCCGGCTCTCTGGATTTTGCATTATGTCAACCGCACCATCCTTTTCCCACTGAGAACCCATACAAAAGGAAAGGAAATGCCCCTGCTAATTGTTGTTTTTGCGATTTTTTTTAACATGGCAAATGGCGCGATTAACGGAACCTATTTCGGTAGCCATGCGGCGGCTTACAGGACAGAATGGCTGGCTGATCCAAGGTTTATCGGAGGAATGATTTTGTTTTTGGGCGGAATGGGGATCAACTGGCACTCAGACAATATTCTGCTGCATTTGCGAAAACCGGGGGAAACGGGATATAAAATTCCCTACGGTGGTTTTTTTCGTTATGTCTCCTGCCCCAATCTTTTGGGCGAAATCATCGAATGGACGGGATTTGCGGTACTTACCTGGTCGCTGGCGGGGTTTTCCTTTGCTTTATGGACGGCAATTAATCTTATCCCCAGAGCACTCGACCACCATAAATGGTACCTCAGT
- a CDS encoding NAD-dependent epimerase/dehydratase family protein, with product MKVAITGATGHIGANLTRQLLEKGISPRILGRNDLRAVEGLDVEVISGDIMDPASIDRLVAGAEVVFHLAAKISITGDPDGSVFHTNVEGPQHVVNACLKAGVRRLVHFSSIHAFQQSPIDEALNESRTKTGPEGFAYDRSKAAGEEVVRKAVASGLEVIILNPTSVIGPYDFKPSFLGSGLWDIYHHKVPALLRGGFDWVDARDVAAAAIQAMEKGKSGEQYLLSGQWRSLAEIADILCNLYNRRAPRVVLPHIFAQAGLPFLQAFTALTGSPPLFTKESLAALRTGNLLISNQKAREDLSFNPGPIEDTLKTAMDWMLKNHI from the coding sequence TTGAAAGTAGCGATTACAGGAGCAACGGGTCATATCGGGGCTAATCTTACCCGGCAATTACTGGAAAAGGGCATAAGCCCACGAATACTTGGCAGAAATGATCTCCGCGCAGTCGAAGGGCTGGATGTGGAGGTGATTAGCGGAGACATTATGGACCCGGCTTCGATAGACAGACTCGTAGCCGGTGCGGAGGTTGTATTCCATTTAGCTGCAAAAATTTCTATCACCGGAGACCCAGACGGATCGGTTTTCCACACCAATGTGGAAGGACCACAACATGTGGTAAATGCCTGCCTGAAAGCGGGCGTTCGCCGGTTGGTTCATTTTAGTTCGATCCACGCCTTTCAACAATCACCGATAGATGAAGCGCTCAACGAGTCCCGGACCAAAACAGGCCCAGAGGGATTTGCCTACGACCGGTCGAAGGCCGCGGGAGAAGAAGTCGTGCGAAAAGCCGTCGCATCCGGGCTGGAAGTCATTATTTTAAACCCCACGTCTGTCATTGGCCCCTACGACTTCAAACCTTCGTTTTTGGGTAGCGGGCTGTGGGATATTTATCACCATAAAGTTCCGGCCCTGCTTCGGGGGGGATTTGACTGGGTCGATGCGCGGGATGTAGCAGCAGCGGCCATTCAGGCCATGGAAAAAGGCAAAAGCGGCGAACAATACTTACTTTCCGGTCAGTGGCGCTCGCTGGCAGAAATTGCAGACATTTTGTGCAACCTTTACAACCGGCGCGCTCCACGCGTGGTTTTACCCCATATTTTTGCCCAGGCGGGACTTCCCTTTTTACAAGCTTTTACCGCACTTACCGGCAGCCCGCCACTTTTTACCAAAGAATCACTCGCGGCTTTACGCACAGGCAACCTGTTGATATCCAACCAGAAAGCACGTGAAGATTTGAGCTTTAACCCAGGGCCGATTGAAGACACCCTGAAAACAGCAATGGACTGGATGCTAAAAAACCATATATGA